In the Candidatus Dechloromonas phosphoritropha genome, GTCCCACTCGGCCGCGCCGCCATCCGCGACACCTGGCAAACACCCCGTCAAGATCGTTGCCGACGAACCGGGGGCGCCTCCGATCAACCAGGTGGGCGACGAATAAAGCCAAGCGCATGCTAATATTGCAGCGCACAAGAGGGAAAGTAGCTAATGCTACTCAAACCACGCCAATAAAGGAATCCAGTTGTCCGAAGCTGCTCGCGGGCCCGCCAAAGCACCCGGCTCGATCCAGGTCATCGAACGCATGATGGCGCTCCTCGATGCCCTTGCCGAATCGCCGGACGCCGCCAGCCTCAAGTACCTGGCCAGTGTCACCGGACTGCACCCGTCGACCGCCCATCGGATTCTCGCGGCAATGAACGCGGCGCGCTTTGTCGAGCGCCAGGACGCCGGCACCTATCGCCTCGGCATCCGCTTGCTCGAGCTTGGCAACATCGTCAAATCGCGGATCAGCGTGCGCGAAGTCGCGCGGCCCTTCATGCAGACGCTGCACGAAACCATCGGCGAAGCGATCAATCTCGGCGTCCGCCACGACGACGAAATCGTCTATATCGAACGCACCTCGTCGGGACGGGCGCTGGTGCGCGTCGTCTATCTGGTCGGCGGCCGCGCGCCGCTGCACCTGACTTCACTCGGCAAGCTGTTCCTGGCCGCCGATTCGCCGCAACAGGTGCGCGATTACGCGCGACGCTCCGGCCTGCCCGGCAAGACGCCGCACTCGCTGACAACGCTGGCGGCACTGGAAAGGGAACTCGACAAGGTGCGTCGTCACGGCATCGCCTACGACGACGAGGAAGCCGAGCTCGGCCTCAAATGTGTCGCAGCACCGATTCACGACGAGGAAGGCCAAACCGTCGCCGCGCTCTCGGTCTCCGCCCCGGCCGACCGTCACGATCCGGACTGGGCGGCGCAGGTCAGAAAGGCCGCCGTGGCGGTCTCGCGCGCCCTCGGCTACACGGGCACAAAAAAATAGGGCTGCCTCGCGGCAGCCCTTCCGTCTGAAGCGCCCCGCAATCAGGCCGGGTGGCGGTCTGCGGCAAGGCCCGCGCTCTCCATCCAGCGCTTGATCCGGTTGGCGTCGCCGACCCGCGTCATCTTGCCCGTCGAATCGAGCAGGACGATGACGACCGGCTTGTCGGCCAGGCGGGCCTGCATGACCAGACAGCGCCCGGCTTCGGAAATGTAGCCAGTCTTGGAAACGCCGATTTCCCAGTTGTCGCTGCGGACCAGCGCATTGGTGTTGTGGAACTCGCGGATGTGGCCGTTCAGATCGACCTTCGCTTCCTCGGTGGTCGAGAACTGGCGAATCTCCGGGTAGCGTGCTGCCGCTGCCACCATTCGTGCCAGATCACGCGCCGTCGACACATTGTTGCTCGACAATCCGGTCGGCTCCTCGAAACTTGATTGCTTCATGTCCAGAGCGCGCGCCTTGGCGTTCATCGCCCTGACGAAGGCTGGCATGCCGCCCGGATAGTGACGGCCCAGCGAATGCGCA is a window encoding:
- a CDS encoding IclR family transcriptional regulator — protein: MMALLDALAESPDAASLKYLASVTGLHPSTAHRILAAMNAARFVERQDAGTYRLGIRLLELGNIVKSRISVREVARPFMQTLHETIGEAINLGVRHDDEIVYIERTSSGRALVRVVYLVGGRAPLHLTSLGKLFLAADSPQQVRDYARRSGLPGKTPHSLTTLAALERELDKVRRHGIAYDDEEAELGLKCVAAPIHDEEGQTVAALSVSAPADRHDPDWAAQVRKAAVAVSRALGYTGTKK